The proteins below are encoded in one region of Alistipes indistinctus YIT 12060:
- the rplN gene encoding 50S ribosomal protein L14: MIQQESRLSVADNSGAKEVLCIRVLGGTGKRYATIGDKIVVTVKSATPSGDVKKGTVSKAVVVRTAKEIRRTNGSYIRFDDNAVVLLNNQGEMRGTRIFGPVARELRDSYMKIISLAPEVL, translated from the coding sequence ATGATACAACAAGAAAGCAGACTGTCAGTAGCCGACAACAGCGGGGCCAAAGAGGTTCTCTGTATCCGCGTACTGGGTGGCACGGGCAAGCGCTATGCCACCATCGGCGATAAAATTGTGGTGACCGTGAAGAGCGCCACCCCGTCGGGCGACGTTAAGAAGGGTACCGTTTCGAAGGCCGTGGTGGTACGTACCGCCAAGGAGATCCGCCGCACGAACGGCTCGTACATCCGTTTCGACGACAACGCCGTGGTGCTTCTCAACAACCAGGGCGAGATGCGCGGCACGCGTATCTTCGGGCCGGTAGCCCGCGAGCTGCGCGACTCGTACATGAAGATCATCTCATTGGCGCCGGAAGTATTGTAA
- the secY gene encoding preprotein translocase subunit SecY, giving the protein MKKLIETIKNIFKIEELRKRILFTLALILVYRFGSFVVIPGINPESLSALQQQVEGNGLMGLLNIFSGGAFSNASIFALGIMPYISASIVIQLMGIVVPYFQKLQKEGESGRRKINQWTRYLTIIVLLLQGPAYLANLHAQLPDAAFVLGRGSVLFTIGATIVLIAGTMFVMWLGEKITDKGIGNGVSLIIMVGIIARLPHALMAELNTRFTEATGGLVMLVVELVLLFLVFCAVIALVQATRKIPVQYAKRIVGNKQYGGVRQYIPLKINAAGVMPIIFAQALMFIPMFFTRFEATRGFAAAFADYTGFWYNLVFALLVIAFTYFYTAITVNPNMMAEDMKRNGGFIPGVKPGKKTVEYLDTIMTRITLPGSIFLAIVAILPTFAMKLGINNQFALFYGGTSLLILVGVVLDTLQQIESYLLLRHYDGLMKTGRIKGRVG; this is encoded by the coding sequence ATGAAAAAGTTAATCGAAACCATCAAAAATATATTCAAGATCGAGGAGCTGCGCAAGAGGATCCTCTTTACGCTCGCCTTGATCCTGGTATATCGGTTCGGTAGTTTTGTGGTGATTCCGGGCATCAACCCCGAGTCGCTTTCGGCCCTGCAGCAGCAGGTCGAGGGCAACGGGCTGATGGGCCTGCTGAACATCTTCTCCGGAGGAGCCTTCAGCAACGCGTCCATCTTCGCACTGGGTATCATGCCCTATATCTCGGCCTCGATCGTCATCCAGCTGATGGGGATCGTGGTTCCCTACTTCCAGAAGTTGCAGAAGGAGGGCGAGAGCGGGCGCCGCAAAATCAACCAATGGACCCGTTACCTGACCATCATCGTGCTGCTGTTGCAGGGTCCGGCTTACCTGGCCAACCTGCACGCCCAGCTGCCCGATGCGGCGTTCGTACTGGGCCGTGGCAGCGTGCTGTTCACCATCGGGGCGACGATCGTGCTGATCGCCGGTACGATGTTCGTGATGTGGCTCGGCGAGAAGATCACCGACAAAGGTATCGGCAACGGCGTTTCGCTCATCATCATGGTGGGTATCATCGCCCGCCTGCCGCATGCGCTGATGGCCGAGCTGAACACGCGTTTCACCGAAGCCACCGGCGGTCTGGTGATGCTGGTTGTCGAGCTGGTGCTGCTGTTCCTCGTGTTCTGCGCCGTGATCGCGCTGGTGCAGGCCACCCGCAAGATCCCCGTGCAGTATGCCAAGCGGATCGTGGGTAACAAGCAGTACGGCGGTGTGCGCCAGTACATCCCGCTGAAGATCAACGCAGCAGGCGTTATGCCGATCATCTTCGCCCAGGCGCTGATGTTCATCCCGATGTTCTTCACCCGCTTCGAGGCTACCCGCGGATTCGCGGCCGCTTTCGCGGACTACACCGGGTTCTGGTATAACTTAGTGTTCGCGCTGCTGGTGATCGCCTTCACCTATTTCTACACGGCGATTACCGTGAACCCCAACATGATGGCCGAGGACATGAAACGCAACGGAGGCTTTATCCCGGGCGTGAAACCGGGTAAGAAGACCGTCGAATACCTCGACACCATCATGACGCGGATCACCCTTCCGGGCTCCATCTTCCTGGCGATCGTGGCTATCCTGCCGACCTTCGCGATGAAGCTGGGCATCAACAACCAGTTCGCGCTGTTCTACGGCGGTACCTCGTTGCTGATCCTGGTGGGCGTCGTCCTCGACACTCTGCAGCAGATCGAAAGCTACCTGTTGCTGCGCCATTACGACGGACTGATGAAGACGGGCCGTATCAAAGGGCGCGTCGGTTAA
- the rpsQ gene encoding 30S ribosomal protein S17: protein MERNLRKERIGVVVSNKMDKSITVAIKRKEKHPIYGKFVNKTKKFVAHDDANSCNAGDTVRIAETRPLSKTKRWRLVEIIERAK, encoded by the coding sequence ATGGAAAGAAATCTCAGAAAAGAAAGAATCGGGGTGGTTGTCAGCAACAAGATGGATAAATCCATTACGGTTGCCATCAAGCGTAAGGAGAAACATCCGATCTACGGCAAGTTCGTGAACAAGACCAAGAAATTTGTCGCACACGACGACGCCAACAGCTGCAACGCAGGGGATACGGTCCGCATCGCCGAGACCCGCCCCCTGAGCAAGACCAAGCGTTGGAGATTAGTAGAAATCATTGAAAGAGCGAAGTAA
- the rpmC gene encoding 50S ribosomal protein L29, which translates to MKTSEIRELSAAELAERIEAEKANLLRMKVNHAVSPVENPTLIRKARRDIARMLTILGQKETVKA; encoded by the coding sequence ATGAAAACTTCAGAAATCAGAGAACTTTCCGCAGCGGAACTCGCAGAGCGGATCGAGGCAGAGAAGGCCAACCTTCTTCGCATGAAGGTCAACCATGCCGTCTCACCGGTAGAGAATCCCACCCTGATCAGAAAGGCCCGCAGGGATATCGCTCGCATGCTGACGATTCTGGGCCAGAAAGAAACTGTAAAAGCGTAA
- the rplX gene encoding 50S ribosomal protein L24 → MSVKLHIKKGDTVIVNAGDSKGQTGKVLKVLVEKERAIVEGVNMVSKHTKPNAKNPQGGIVKQEASIHISNLQPVDAKSGKATRVGRKEGADGKLVRYSKKSGEEIK, encoded by the coding sequence ATGTCAGTTAAATTACATATCAAAAAAGGGGACACGGTAATCGTGAACGCCGGCGACAGCAAGGGCCAGACGGGCAAAGTGCTCAAGGTCCTGGTCGAAAAGGAGCGTGCGATCGTCGAAGGCGTGAACATGGTGTCTAAACACACCAAGCCCAACGCGAAGAATCCCCAGGGTGGTATCGTGAAGCAGGAGGCCTCGATCCACATCTCGAACCTGCAGCCTGTAGACGCGAAAAGCGGCAAGGCGACCCGTGTGGGCCGCAAGGAGGGTGCAGACGGCAAATTAGTACGTTATTCAAAAAAGTCAGGGGAGGAGATTAAATAA
- the rpsN gene encoding 30S ribosomal protein S14 produces the protein MAKESMKAREVKRLKLVERYAAKRAALKEAGDQEGLAKLPRNSNPIRLHNRCKLTGRPKGYMRQFGISRIQFREMASQGLIPGVKKASW, from the coding sequence ATGGCAAAAGAATCGATGAAGGCCCGTGAGGTGAAACGCCTCAAGCTGGTGGAACGCTACGCTGCCAAACGCGCCGCTCTGAAAGAAGCCGGCGACCAGGAAGGTCTGGCCAAGCTGCCGCGCAACTCGAACCCGATCCGCCTGCACAACCGCTGCAAGCTGACGGGCCGTCCGAAAGGATACATGCGCCAGTTCGGCATCAGCCGTATCCAGTTCCGCGAAATGGCTTCGCAGGGACTGATCCCGGGCGTGAAGAAAGCCAGCTGGTAG
- the rplE gene encoding 50S ribosomal protein L5, with translation MAYVPTLKKMYKEQVVPALVKEFNYSSVMQVPVLEKIVINQGLGQAIGDKKILETAIEELTKITGQRAVTTRSKKDISNFKLRKGMPIGARVTLRQNKMYEFLERLVAVALPRIRDFKGINDKFDGQGNYTLGITEQIIFPEIDIDKINKILGMEITFVTTAKTDEEAYALLKQFGLPFKNAKKNA, from the coding sequence ATGGCTTACGTTCCTACGCTTAAGAAAATGTACAAGGAGCAGGTAGTCCCGGCCCTTGTCAAGGAATTCAACTACAGCAGCGTGATGCAGGTCCCCGTCCTCGAGAAGATCGTGATCAACCAGGGTCTGGGCCAGGCCATCGGCGACAAGAAGATTCTGGAGACCGCCATCGAAGAGCTGACGAAGATCACCGGCCAGAGGGCTGTGACCACCCGTTCTAAGAAGGATATCTCGAACTTCAAACTCCGCAAGGGGATGCCGATCGGCGCCCGCGTGACGCTCCGCCAGAACAAGATGTACGAGTTCCTCGAAAGGCTCGTTGCCGTTGCCCTGCCGCGTATCCGCGACTTCAAGGGGATCAACGACAAGTTCGACGGCCAGGGCAACTACACCCTGGGCATTACCGAGCAGATCATCTTCCCGGAGATCGACATCGACAAGATCAACAAGATCCTGGGTATGGAGATCACTTTCGTGACTACGGCCAAAACTGACGAAGAGGCCTACGCGCTTCTCAAGCAGTTCGGCTTACCGTTTAAAAACGCAAAAAAGAACGCATAA
- the rpsE gene encoding 30S ribosomal protein S5, which translates to MSNTNIKKVRTSDLELKDRLVSIQRVTKVTKGGRTFTFSAIVVVGNENGVVGYGLGKASEVTSAIAKGVEDAKKNLVKIPVLHGTIPHKQEARYSGSLVMIRPAAPGTGVIAGGAMRAVLESVGVRNVLAKSKGSSNPHNLVKATIAALLELRDAHSVAQVRGVSLDTVFNG; encoded by the coding sequence ATGTCAAATACGAACATAAAGAAAGTCAGAACAAGCGATCTGGAGCTTAAGGACCGTCTGGTTAGCATCCAGCGCGTTACGAAGGTGACCAAGGGCGGCCGCACCTTTACGTTCTCGGCCATCGTCGTGGTGGGCAACGAGAACGGCGTGGTGGGCTACGGCCTGGGCAAGGCCAGCGAGGTTACCTCGGCCATCGCCAAGGGCGTGGAGGACGCCAAGAAGAACCTGGTGAAGATTCCGGTGCTGCACGGTACGATCCCTCACAAGCAGGAGGCGCGTTACAGCGGCTCGCTGGTGATGATCCGCCCGGCCGCTCCCGGTACCGGCGTAATCGCTGGCGGTGCCATGCGTGCCGTGCTGGAGAGCGTGGGCGTACGCAACGTGTTGGCCAAGAGCAAGGGTTCGTCGAACCCCCACAACCTGGTGAAGGCTACCATCGCCGCTCTGCTGGAGCTGCGTGACGCGCACAGCGTCGCACAGGTGCGTGGGGTCTCCCTCGATACAGTGTTTAACGGATAA
- the rplP gene encoding 50S ribosomal protein L16, producing MLQPKRTKFRRMQKGRMKGNAQRGAQLAFGSFGIKAMESTWITGRQIEAARQAIVRYMKREGQLWIRIFPDKPITKKPAEVRMGKGKGAPEGFVAPVTPGRILFEAEGVPLAIAQEALRLGAQKLPITTKFIVRRDYTETSI from the coding sequence ATGTTACAGCCAAAAAGAACGAAATTCAGAAGGATGCAGAAGGGGCGCATGAAAGGCAACGCCCAGCGCGGAGCCCAGCTTGCGTTCGGTTCCTTCGGCATCAAGGCTATGGAGTCCACCTGGATTACCGGCCGTCAGATCGAGGCCGCACGTCAGGCTATCGTGCGCTATATGAAACGTGAAGGTCAGCTTTGGATCCGGATCTTCCCGGACAAGCCGATCACGAAGAAACCCGCTGAGGTGCGTATGGGTAAAGGTAAGGGTGCTCCCGAAGGATTCGTGGCCCCCGTTACCCCCGGCCGCATCCTCTTCGAAGCCGAAGGCGTGCCCCTGGCCATTGCGCAGGAAGCGCTCCGCCTGGGTGCCCAGAAGCTTCCGATTACCACCAAGTTCATTGTGAGACGAGACTATACCGAAACATCAATCTAA
- the map gene encoding type I methionyl aminopeptidase, whose translation MIYLKTAEEIELLRENNLLVSATLAEVGRHVRPGVSTLELDKLAEEFIRSHGAEPGFLGYGGFPNTLCMSVNEEVVHGIPSAKRILKEGDVLSVDCGTLMKGFYGDSAYTFAVGEIAPEVADLLRVTKEALYKGVAQAKAGNRVGDVASAVQEHAERHGYSVVRELVGHGLGRKMHEEPEVPNYGARGRGPLLKEGMVICIEPMINMGARYVVFERDGWTVRTRDRKPSAHFEFAVAVGKEGPDVLTDFGVIEQAINS comes from the coding sequence ATGATATACTTAAAGACAGCGGAAGAGATCGAGCTGCTGCGCGAGAACAACCTTCTGGTCAGCGCGACGCTGGCGGAAGTCGGCAGACATGTCCGGCCGGGCGTTTCGACGCTCGAGCTGGACAAGCTCGCCGAGGAGTTTATCCGTTCTCACGGCGCGGAACCCGGGTTTCTGGGTTACGGCGGCTTTCCGAATACGCTGTGCATGTCCGTCAACGAAGAGGTCGTGCACGGGATACCTTCCGCAAAGCGCATTCTGAAGGAGGGCGATGTCCTCTCGGTGGACTGCGGCACGCTTATGAAGGGGTTTTACGGTGATTCTGCATACACGTTTGCAGTAGGCGAGATCGCGCCGGAAGTGGCCGATCTGCTGAGGGTCACCAAAGAGGCTCTTTATAAAGGTGTCGCACAGGCTAAGGCCGGCAATCGCGTAGGCGATGTGGCCAGCGCTGTGCAGGAGCACGCCGAGCGGCACGGATACTCCGTGGTGCGGGAACTGGTCGGGCACGGACTGGGTCGCAAGATGCACGAAGAGCCCGAGGTTCCGAACTACGGCGCCCGGGGCAGGGGGCCTCTTCTCAAAGAGGGGATGGTCATCTGCATCGAACCCATGATCAACATGGGGGCACGTTATGTGGTTTTCGAGCGCGACGGCTGGACCGTACGCACCAGGGACCGCAAACCGTCGGCTCACTTCGAGTTCGCGGTGGCGGTCGGGAAAGAGGGCCCGGACGTACTGACCGACTTCGGTGTAATCGAACAAGCAATAAATTCGTAA
- the rpmD gene encoding 50S ribosomal protein L30: MARLKITQTKSRIGATAQQKKNLDALGLRKMNATVEHDASAIILGMVTKVKHLVKVEEVK, translated from the coding sequence ATGGCTAGATTGAAAATCACGCAGACCAAAAGCCGCATCGGCGCGACCGCTCAGCAGAAGAAGAACCTCGACGCGTTGGGCCTTCGCAAGATGAACGCTACGGTCGAGCACGACGCTTCGGCGATCATCCTCGGCATGGTGACCAAGGTGAAACACCTGGTCAAGGTAGAGGAGGTGAAATAG
- the rplO gene encoding 50S ribosomal protein L15 has translation MNLSNLKPAAGSTKSDKRIGRGQGSGRGGTSTRGHKGAQSRSGYSSKLGFEGGQMPLQRRLPKFGFTNLKRVEYKGINLLVLEELAQKSSLKSISVDTLIEAGLVNKNARVKILGNGTLSVALEVTAHAFSKSAAAAIEAQGGKVTKL, from the coding sequence ATGAATCTCAGTAATTTAAAACCAGCAGCAGGGTCGACCAAAAGCGATAAGCGTATCGGCCGCGGTCAGGGTTCCGGCCGGGGCGGCACTTCGACGCGCGGTCACAAAGGAGCGCAGTCGCGTTCGGGCTACTCTTCCAAACTCGGTTTCGAAGGCGGTCAGATGCCTCTTCAGAGACGTTTGCCCAAATTCGGTTTCACGAATCTCAAAAGGGTAGAGTACAAGGGTATCAACCTGCTTGTCCTGGAGGAACTGGCTCAGAAGTCGTCGCTGAAGAGCATTTCGGTTGACACGCTGATCGAGGCCGGCCTCGTAAACAAGAATGCACGGGTGAAGATCCTCGGCAACGGTACGCTCAGCGTAGCGCTCGAGGTGACGGCCCACGCATTTTCCAAATCGGCTGCGGCCGCTATCGAAGCCCAGGGAGGCAAGGTGACCAAACTTTAA
- the rplR gene encoding 50S ribosomal protein L18 has product MSLTKIERRERIKMRIRKIVSGTAQMPRMTVYRSNKQIYVQFVDDLNGVTLASASSLDKEVAEKAAGLNKTQVAALVGKLAAERGIAKGISTVAFDRNGYLYHGRVKMLADAAREGGLKF; this is encoded by the coding sequence ATGTCATTGACTAAGATAGAGAGAAGAGAGAGGATCAAGATGCGTATCCGCAAGATCGTCAGCGGAACGGCCCAGATGCCTCGTATGACTGTGTACAGGAGTAACAAGCAGATTTATGTTCAGTTCGTGGACGACCTGAACGGAGTGACGCTGGCTTCGGCTTCGTCGCTGGACAAGGAAGTTGCCGAGAAGGCTGCGGGCCTGAACAAAACCCAGGTCGCTGCGTTGGTAGGCAAGCTGGCCGCCGAGCGCGGTATTGCGAAGGGCATCAGCACGGTCGCTTTCGACCGCAACGGTTACCTGTACCACGGAAGAGTGAAAATGTTGGCGGACGCAGCCCGCGAAGGCGGACTTAAATTCTAA
- the rpsH gene encoding 30S ribosomal protein S8: MTDPIADFLTRVRNAVKANHKVVEAPASKLKLEITRVLFEQGYILAYKEDTNEQGKPVIKIALKYHPETKTNAIKGLKRVSRPGLRRYCSAADMPRVLNGLGIAVVSTSKGIMTDKKARQENVGGEVMCYVY, translated from the coding sequence ATGACTGATCCTATTGCGGATTTCCTGACGCGAGTCAGGAACGCGGTGAAAGCCAACCACAAGGTGGTTGAAGCTCCCGCATCGAAACTGAAGCTCGAGATCACCCGTGTTCTCTTCGAACAGGGTTACATCCTGGCCTACAAGGAGGATACGAACGAGCAGGGTAAGCCGGTCATCAAGATCGCGCTGAAGTACCACCCCGAAACCAAGACCAACGCCATCAAGGGCCTCAAACGTGTGAGCCGTCCGGGTCTGCGCCGCTATTGCAGCGCCGCCGATATGCCGCGCGTACTGAACGGTCTGGGTATCGCCGTGGTTTCCACCTCTAAGGGTATTATGACCGACAAGAAGGCCCGCCAGGAAAATGTGGGCGGCGAGGTGATGTGCTATGTTTATTAA
- the rplF gene encoding 50S ribosomal protein L6, translated as MSRIGKLPVNLPAGVTVTVSPDNVVSVKGPLGTLSQKVDSDITVTVEGNEVHVTRPTDQPRHRSMHGLYRSLIHNMVVGVSEGYQIQQELVGVGYKAEMQGSVLQMSLGYSHDIYFEMPKEITATAVTEKKSNPIVTLKSIDKQLIGQVAAKIRSLRKPEPYKGKGIKFVGEQLRRKAGKSANAK; from the coding sequence ATGTCAAGAATTGGAAAATTACCTGTAAACCTGCCCGCCGGGGTGACCGTCACGGTTAGTCCCGACAACGTGGTAAGCGTGAAAGGACCTCTCGGGACGCTGAGCCAGAAGGTGGACTCGGATATTACCGTCACCGTCGAGGGAAATGAGGTGCACGTCACCCGTCCGACCGATCAGCCCCGCCACCGTTCGATGCACGGCCTGTACCGTTCGTTGATCCATAACATGGTCGTAGGCGTATCCGAAGGCTACCAGATCCAGCAGGAGCTGGTGGGTGTCGGTTACAAGGCCGAAATGCAGGGCAGCGTCCTGCAGATGAGCCTCGGTTACTCTCACGATATCTACTTCGAGATGCCCAAGGAGATCACCGCTACGGCCGTGACCGAAAAGAAGAGCAACCCGATCGTCACCCTCAAGAGCATCGACAAGCAGCTCATCGGACAGGTGGCTGCCAAGATCCGCTCGCTGCGCAAGCCGGAACCCTACAAGGGCAAGGGTATCAAGTTCGTGGGCGAACAGCTCCGCCGCAAGGCCGGTAAATCTGCTAATGCCAAATAG